AGCCTCTGGAAACGGTGATCGACGAGTTTAAACGGCTTACCGCTGTGGCCAAGCGCTGCGGCATGGAGATCATCGGCGATGTGGAGCCGGCGGTGTTTAAGAAGTTCGGGGTGTCTTTCGACAATTTGCGTTTCTTTAAAGACCTGGGACTGGACGGAATCCGGCTGGATTTGGGTTTTGGCGGCATGGAAGAGTCGGTCATGAGCTTCAACCCGTACGGGTTGAAAATCGAGCTGAATGCCAGCAATGGCACAAAGTATGTGGACAATATTTTGTCCCACCGGCCTAATAAGGAGAATATTCTGGGCTGCCATAACTTTTATCCCCATATCTATACCGGTCTGGGCTATGAACATTTCATCCGGTGCAGCCGGCAGTTCAAAGACCTGGGTATCCGGACAGCCGCCTTTGTCAACGCACCGGGGGCACAGCATGGACCCTGGCCGGTGACCGAGGGCTTGTGCACGCTGGAGGAACACCGCAGCCTGCCGTTGACCGTGCAGGCCAAGCATTTATTTGCCACCAATCTGATTGACGATGTCATCATTGCCAATGCCTTTGCCACGGAAAGCGAGCTGGCGGAACTCAGCCGGATCGACAAATATATGCCCGAGTTCGCCATTACCTTCATCGACGGAATATCCGAGCTGGAGAAGAAAATCGTTCTGGAGGAAATCCATTTCAACCGGGGCGATGTATCGGACTATGTTATCCGGTCCACCCAATCGCGGGTAAAATATAAAGGCCATGATTTTCCGCCGTTTCATACGCCTGATATCAAACCGGGTGACGTGCTTATTGAATCCTCACTGTATCAACGGTATGCCGGTGAATTGCAAATTGCCCGCCGGCCGATGAAGAACGGCGGCAAAACCAATGTGGTCGCCCGGATCGTGCCGGAGGAATGGTTCCTGCTCGACTATCTGGAGCCTTGGATGAAGTTTAAGTTCAGTGAAGTCAAATAGCTGGCACAAACAGGTAAACCCGGCAGCAAGAGTTTTGCTGCCGGGTTTCTATTTTGAGCTGCTGTTGTGTGCAGGAAAATCAGTTGGATTGTGTGATGAAATAAAAACTGTGCAGTGAAAATTACACACTGACGAGCTCTTCTTTTCAGAAAAAATAGAGCTTGCGTTGCCGAAAGGCAGATAAATAGCGGCCTGGCGGGATTTTCAATAATTTTTTTAAACGGGCATGCGTTGGTATGAGTCTTGCATTTATATATGATTGCAATACAAAGTACAAGCAGAGAAAACGGACTAAGGAAACATGGTAACTTACGAAAGGCTTTCTCTTGCCGGCACTTTGTAGCGCGACTATATGATATTGAGGAGAGAGAGCATGCGAGTAAACAAAAAGTTAGTGCTAAGCCTGATTGCCGCCGGTATCTTGACGACCGGCACCGCCCTGGCTAATCCCTTCGACGATGTACCGAAAGGACACTGGGCTTATGACGCCGTGCAGAAGCTGGCCGATGCCGGTATTGCCGACGGGTACAATGACAACACCTTCCGTGGTGACCGGCCTATGACCCGGTACGAAATGGCTCAGGTGGTCGGCCGGGCTATTTCTCACGAAAAAATGGCCAACCAGGAGCAGAAAGCGTTGATTGACAAACTATCAGCCGAATATAGCGAGGAATTAAATAGTCTGGGCATTCGCGTAAACAATCTGGAAAAACAGACGGCCGGTGTAAAAGACCTGAAAATCAGCCATTGGTTCCAGACGGAAAATACCTATGGCAATACTACGGCCAAAGCCAACGATTCCATGCATGAATACGAGCTGGAATACCGGATGACTTTTGAAAAGCAGATCAGTGACAAATTGTCTATCTTGCACCAATTGGAAACCAAAACCTACTGGGATGATTTCAGCGCCCAAAACAATAACAACTTTGGCCGGGCCTATAACAACGGCAACCAGGAGAGTGTCTTCACCCGTCTGGCTTATGTGACCTATAAGCCGGATACCAAGAACACCCTGAACTTCGGTAAAGAGGCCGTCTGGCTGGCCGGTGGCTTCCTGGGCGATGACTACCTGCGGGCCGTTGACTACACGACCAAGCTGGACGATAAAACCAGTCTGCAGATGATCCATGGCCGGTATGAAACCAATGCCAACTGGCCGGGCTTGCAGGCGACAGTGGATGCCGGCGGCAATGTCAATTTCAGTCGCAGCACCCAGGATACCCAGATCAATTATGTCGGGATCAACTCCAAACTGGGTACGGTGGATGTAGGAGCTCATTACCTGACGGGTAATCACGCGCTGGCCAGCAATAAAGAAACTAAAATCCTTGCGGTAACAGCCGGCGCCAATTTGGGCGACAGCGGCGTCAACCTGTCGGGCGGTTTCGGCCGGAACAGCGAAGCCGATAAAGACAACGAAATGTATAAACTGCAGCTCTACAAAAAGCTGAATAAGACCGATGTATTCCTGCAATACTGGAAACAGGAAGCCAATATTGATCTGCCGATCGAAAATGGCAACCATACCACCTTCTGGGGCGATGAATACAATAACTTCGGTCATAAGGGCTATCGCCTGATTCTCGGTCATCCGGTAAGCACCAATTGCTATGCCGAAGCCTGGTACGGCGATTATAAAAACCTGAAAAGCGATGAGAAAGGGCAAAAATTCGGCTGGGATCTGACGTTTAGCTATTAAGCCCAGAGGTCTGGGATTCTCCGGCCTGTCAGCTACAAGCAAGTACACTCCATGGCAATTATCTCATACTGGAACCCCATACATGGCTAAAGGAAATGCGGCTGTCCCGTGACGGGCAGCCGCATTTCTTTTTGGTAATAATTATTTATTGACAATTAACTATGGCAAGAATATAATATAGAAGTTGGTGTTACACAATACCTGCGGGAGTGGCGGAATTGGCAGACGCACCAGACTTAGGATCTGGCGGGTGACCGTGGGGGTTCAAGTCCCTTCTCCCGCACCATATTTGCCGGAGTGACGTAATTGGCAGACGTAGCAGACTCAAAATCTGCCGGGGGCAACTCCGTGTCGGTTCGAGTCCGACCTCCGGCACCAACTTCAAAAGATGAGACTCATAGCTGCGGCTGTGGGTTTTTTGTTTTCTTCCAGTCAGGTTCATTAATCGGCTCCCTGGATTTTCCCGTGCTGATTTGACAAACAGGGACCCCGGAAGGGGACAAGTTGTGCTATAATACAGATATAAACTATCAAGCAAGGAGGGGAGCCATCGATGAAACGGGCAACCTTTATCCGCATTCTGACTGGGATTAAGCTGGTATCCAATAATGTCAGTGTTGTTGAAAATTTTAATAATAAAGCACTTATCACCATTCGGGTTCCTGAGGTTGTTGGTGAATCTCCCAAGCAAATCCGGTCGTTTCAAAAGCTTATTTCCCATTGTTCCTACTATAATATCCGTCCCGATGGCGATGAACTGACGCTTACGCTTGAGTTTCAATGGGAATAGTACTGTTTGCGTGCCGAAAAGAGCCTACGGGCTCTTTTTTATTTTGGGAGACGCAAGCGGCCTTGGGGAACTGAAAAATGCTAGGTAAGCACTGATTAATTCACGCTGTGCGTCCTGACGGAGCTTTTTCCGCCTGGCTGTGTCAGCAAAACCTTGCAATAGGGGCCGCTATTCCTGCGGTTTTTCTTCCTTGCCAGACGAAAAAATCTCTCGCCAGCCCGACAGGTTCATTTAATCAGTGCTTACCTAGGGAAATTTTGCCGGAGAATGGGAAAAAATAGTTGACATTATATGGCAAAATGACTATAATAAGACATGTTTTTGTTGTAAATGTGGAAGGAAGAGGAACGAAAGCTATGTTAGCCGAAGAAATTGAAAGAATGCGTCGAAAATTGGTCAAACTGGGGATGGAGAAAGGGTTGCAGCATCCGGAGGTTCTGGCGGAAAGCCGGAATTTGGATGTTTTAATCGTTAAATTTCTGGTACGGACCGTGGCAGCGACGAACTGACCGGTTCGTGTGAGGCCTTCATAGTGGTAAGACCACAGTTATCTTAGTGGAAAAATAATTAGCAGTACTTGACGATATGATACGGGAAGCAGTAGCTGAAAAAGTGTAAGCAGCCGGGATAAGCCTATACATAAAAACAAGCGCTCTGGGCGCTTGTTTTTATGTATAGGCTTATGTTATTCGTCAATGATTTCGGAGAAGTAAATGACGGTGACGATATCTTCCAGGCTGATGGATTTTTGATATACTTTTTCAAAGAAGACCGCCAGCTCGTCAACGGTTTCAATTTCCGGATTTTGATGATCTAGGTCATGGGTGGTCAGTTCGGAGAATTTTTTGGTCAGCACCCGGTCAATAATGGCGGTATATAATTTGCGTTTGGATTGAAAAGGCTTGCCTACAGTAATCCAGACAACCGAATTTTCCAAATATACGTCACTCACATCGCCCAGGCGGACAGTACAGTTCTTTTTGCGTTCCAGCAACAGCTTTTTGTGATTAGGTGACTGAAAGTTAAGTGCATACATAAACTTTGCTCCTTTTAAGTAGAATTGAAAAATTTCCATAAACTACAACTTTATTATATGATATTTCCCCCGGTTTATCAAAGGGAAATGCGGCAACGGGGAAAAATAAGCTGGACACCGCAGGAGGAGCATGCTACTATTTAATCAAATGATTAAATAGTAGCATGCTTGATTGACGTATAGTTAGGAGGTGCTGAGATGATCAACCGTAAATTTCTTGCCGGTTTGCTTTGCTTTGCGCTGCTTGCCGGAGCGGCAGGCTATAAGCTGATGCGACAGACGGAAAAGGGCATCACGGCTACCGGAACGATTGAGGTCACCCGGGCGGATATTACTCCTAAGGTAGGCGGCTATCTTACCGAGCTATTGTTAGAGGCCGGTGATTCGGTGGAAAACGGCAAGGTAGTGGCCCGCATCTCCCGGTCCGATCTGGAAGCCCAGCTTTTACGGGATGAGGCGGCGCTGACCAAAGCCCAAGTACAGCTTCAGGATTTGGTGAAGGGGTCCCGGGAGCAGGAGAAAACCGCGTCGACAGCCGATATGGCTGCCGCCCAGTCGGTATTTGACAAGGCGAAGCATGATCTGGAACGCTATACCGTTCTCTACCACCAGGGTGCTATTGCCGCCCAGCAATTGGAGAGCATCCGTTCCGCTTATGACGTGGCCTACAATTCGCTGGTGGCGGCCCAGGCCAAGAGCAGCCTGACCGAGGAAGGCAACCGGCCGGACGAAATCCAGGCGCAGCAGGAAGAGGTCAAACGGTGTCAGGCCATTGTCGACGCCAGCCGGTCAGCGGTAGCCGACACAGTGATCACCAGTCCGTTAACGGGGCTGGTGTTAACCAAGAACTTTGAACAGGGCGAGTATGTTAACGCAGGAGCACCCATTGCGACAGTGGGGGATATGAACGACTGCTGGGTCAAAGTATATGTTCCTTCGGCCCAGTTGGCGCTGATTGCCGTGGGGCAGGCGGCCGAGGTCAAAGTGGACGCCTTTCCCGACCGGGTGTTTGCGGGCACCATCAAGGAGATCAGCAGCAATGCTGAATTTAATCCCCGCCAAAGCATCACACAGCGGGAGCGGGCCAATCTGGTTTTTGCCGTCAAGGTCAAAGTGGATAACGCCGAGGGCATTTTAAAGCCGGGGCTGCCGGCAGATGTGATCATCCCATGATCAGGTTGGAGGCGGTCGGCAAGGTGTTCGGGGGCCGGCAAGCTGTCGATGCGATTTCTCTTGCGGTACAGCCCGGCGAGATTTTCGGGCTGGTCGGTCCCGACGGGGCCGGCAAGACGACGACCATCCGGATGATGACAGGAGTGATGACACCGTCGGCGGGACGCATTACCGTATTGGGCGAACAGGATATGGAACGGGTAAAAGCTCATATCGGTTATGTGCCGCAGCGGTTCAGCCTGTACGGCGATCTGACGGTAATGGAGAATATCCGGCTGATGGGCGCTTTATACGGTTCCTCCGGCCGGGAAATCGAGCTATTGGCAAATGACATCCTGGCCATGACCCAGTTGCTGCCGTTTAAGGAGCGGCTGGCAGCCAACCTGTCGGGCGGCATGAAGCAAAAGCTGGCACTGGCTGCCGGGTTGATGCACCAGCCTAAGCTGCTGTTTCTTGATGAGCCGACCACCGGCGTTGATCCGGTGTCGCGCCGGGAGTTTTGGCAAGTGCTGTACCGGCTGAACCAGACAGGAACGACGGTGTTTGTGTCAACGCCATACATGGATGAAGCCGAGCTTTGCAGCCGGATTGCCTTTATGCATAACGGTTCGCTGACGGCGGTGGGTACGCCGCAGCAGTTAAAGGAACAGTATCCGTACCGAATCATAGAACTGGAGACAAACAGTAAAGCCCTAAAAAGACAGTTGGCAGGTGTGGCTATTCGCGATATTAATTCGTTTGGCGACAAATATCACATTGTGGTGGATGAATATGAGACAGTCGCTGCGGCCATTAAGCAGGTGCTGGACTCTGCCGGCATTCCGATTCTGGCGATGCGGGAAGTAAAGCCGGTCCTGGAGGACGTCTTTGTTTCCTTAGCCGGTGAGGGGGGCTCATGATGTATGCCGTAACAACACACGGATTAACCAAGCGGTTTGGCGATTTTACTGCAGTGCGGGATTTGAATTTACAGATTGAAAAAGGCAGTATTTACGGTTTTCTGGGTCCCAACGGTTCGGGAAAGTCAACAACCATTAAAATGCTATGCGGTATTTTAGAGCCTTCAGCCGGTTATGGGGAAATTCTGGGAATTGACCTTAGAAAAAATCGCGATGCGGTTAAGAGCCAGTTGGGCTACATGTCACAAAAATTCAGCTTGTATGATGACCTCGCTGTAGAGGAAAATCTGCAATTTTATGCTGGGCTGTATAGTTTGTCCACGGGCGAACGGAAGAAGCGTATAGAGGAAATGCTGGACATGGCCGGGCTCACCGGACGCAGACAGGATCTGACAGCCAGTTTGTCCGGCGGCTGGAAACAGCGTCTGGCCTTAGGGTGTGCCATACTGCACAAGCCTTCCCTGCTGTTTCTGGATGAACCTACCGGCGGGGTTGATCCCCGTTCCCGGCGCCTGTTCTGGGATATTATTTATCAGCTTGCTGCAGAGGGTACCACCATTATGGTTACAACCCATTTTATGGATGAGGCGGAACATTGTGACCGGATTGGTTTTATCTTCGAAGGAGATCTGATTGCCGATGACAGTCCGGGAAATTTAAAGGGCGCTTTGCCCGGACGGCTGTTGGAAATTCCCACCGATGATCCGATTGCGCTGGTGCAGCAAATGGCAAAGGACAATGTACCCTGCCTGGACCGCTATCCCTATGGTTTAACGGTACATGTGCTGGTCACGCCGGAGGACCTGATACGGTATGAGTCTTTTGCTTACCGTATCATTAACCCTTCGTTGGAGGATGTATTTGTCTATTATGTTCAGTCCCGGCGAAAGGAGGGGGCACGATGAAACGCCTCTGGGCTATTTTGCTGAAAGAATTTATTCAAATGCGGCGTGACCGGCTCACCTTTGCTATGATGGTCGGGCTGCCGGTCATTCAGCTGCTGGTGTTTGGCTTTGCCATCAACACGGATGTCAAGCATCTGCCAACCATTGTGTTTGATCAGTCCCACCGTCAGGAGGGGCGCGATTTGCTGGCGTCGTTTACGGCCAGTGATTATTTTGACATCAAATATGTGGCGGACAGTTTCCAGGATGTGAACGATACGATTGAGGCCGGCAAGGCCAAGGTGGGGATTGTCCTGCCGCCGGATTTCAGTGAAAATGCCAAGCATGGCCGCAGCGCCGCCGTACAGGTGATTGTCGACGCTTCCGACTCGATGGCCGCTTCGTCGGCGATCAGCACGGCGCAGATGATCGGCCAGCTTAAATCGCAGGAGATTTTGCTGCGCAAAATGGCGAATAACGGCATTACCGGAATGGAACAGCCCTATGATATCCGGATTAGACCCTGGTACAATCCCGATTTTGTTTCCGCTTTTTATATGGTGCCGGGGATTTTGGGCATTATCCTGACGATGACCATGGTGATGATTACGTCAATGGCGATTGTCCGGGAACGGGAGCAGGGGACACTGGAACAGCTTATTGTCACGCCGATGAAATCCTATGAGCTGATGCTGGGGAAAATAATCCCTTATGTATTTGTCGGCTATGTGCAGGCGACACTGGCCCTGTTGGTGGGCATCCTGGTCTTCGACCTGCCGCTGCGGGGCAGCATTGGCCTCTTATATGCCCTGACGACGCTCTTTATCATTGCCTCCCTGGCGTTGGGCGTGCTGATTTCCACGATGGCCAGAACGCAGATGCAGGCCATGCAGATGTCTTTTTTCATTTTTTTGCCCAGCGTTTTGTTGTCGGGCTTTATGTTTCCCCGCGAGGCCATGCCGACCTTGTTTTACTGCCTGGGTGAAGTGATTCCCCTGACTTTCTATCTGGAAATCATGCGTGGTATCGTGCTGAAGGGGATTGGCCTCTCCTTCCTCTGGAGCCAGACCTTGGCGCTCATTACTTTTATTGGCCTGGCGTTGACGGCGAGCATCATCAAGTTCCAGAAGAAGCTGGGTTGATTACAAAAAAATCCCTGTTCGCAGCCTGTTGATTCAAGCTGCGGACAGGGATTTTTGCGGGTTGAATATTGGCAGAGCCGGCGGGCGCAAGATTTGCCGTCAGCCGGCTAAGGGCAGCTAAAGTCCAAAGACCATAGTGCCGAGGACATGATTGCGGGGAATGGGACCGATCACGCGGCTGTCACTGCTGTTGTTGCGATTATCGCCCAGCACGAAGAGCTGGCCGTCGGGAACGGTAATCTGCTTGTCGGCCACATTGCGCATGGGTTCTTTGATGTAGGGTTCGTCCAGCAGCGCGCCGTTGCGATAAATGTGTCCCTGCTTAAATTCCAGGGTGTCACCGGGCTTGCCGATAACCCGTTTCACCCAGACGGTATGACTGGGCTGTTTGCCTGTTAAAAGATTGACCCAGTTCATTAACGGATCGGTCATATCGTCTTGCCAGTCCCGTTCACGGAGGACGCGGCTGTCGATGGTGACGATATCGCCGTAGTTGGGCAGCTTACCCAGCGTGTGAGAGAGCTTGGACAGAAAGATGCGCTGACCGTCGTGCAGCGTCGGCTCCATGGACTGTCCGACGACCAAAGACGGCTGAAACAGGAATATGTTGATGAATAGGGCGAGGGCTAGTGCGACCAGAATGCTGTACAGCCAGTCGCCGAGTTCAGTTAGTAATTTCATATGGTTCCTCCTAGTTTGTAGGGTAGCTTTCTCCGCGCATGATCAGCCGGCTGCCGGTTCGGGTGTGCCGGCCAGTGAGGTCCGGATGGTTTGCAGGACATCGGTTAGGCCGCCGCCTACCAGATTGGACAAGGCGTCCAGGGTAGACAAGGCTTCAGTGCCGTCCGGGCGGGTGAGTGTTTTGTCAATAATGTAGCTGTGGTCGACGGTGGAATAGGCTTTTAAATCCATCGATATGTCCAGGGGATGGACGGACAGCAGCAGGATATAATTGACATGGCGGGCGTCGCCGTAGGCCGACAGCGATTCGGGACTGGCGTCGGCGGCCGTGGCAATGCCGCAGCGGTCTAAGTCACGCAGCACTTCATTGCCGGACTGCACCTCGCTGCCGAGGAACAGGGCGTTGATTTTAAAGCGGATCACTTCGTTGAGCGCTTTATTCAGCATGTCGATGCCGGGGATATAATGTCCCGAGGTATCGATATACAGGGCTACGGCGGCCAGAGAGTTGCTTTCCGGCGAAGCCGCCAGGCAAGCCGGCGAGGCCAGTAATAGCAGCATCAGCAGCAGGCCGACACAGGCAAATGATTTCAAAGCGAACACCTTCTTTAAGACATTTT
The nucleotide sequence above comes from Propionispora vibrioides. Encoded proteins:
- a CDS encoding DUF871 domain-containing protein, producing MRKLGVSVYPSQARLEDNLAYLEQAARYGYQRIFTCLISEEDKPLETVIDEFKRLTAVAKRCGMEIIGDVEPAVFKKFGVSFDNLRFFKDLGLDGIRLDLGFGGMEESVMSFNPYGLKIELNASNGTKYVDNILSHRPNKENILGCHNFYPHIYTGLGYEHFIRCSRQFKDLGIRTAAFVNAPGAQHGPWPVTEGLCTLEEHRSLPLTVQAKHLFATNLIDDVIIANAFATESELAELSRIDKYMPEFAITFIDGISELEKKIVLEEIHFNRGDVSDYVIRSTQSRVKYKGHDFPPFHTPDIKPGDVLIESSLYQRYAGELQIARRPMKNGGKTNVVARIVPEEWFLLDYLEPWMKFKFSEVK
- a CDS encoding S-layer homology domain-containing protein, which gives rise to MRVNKKLVLSLIAAGILTTGTALANPFDDVPKGHWAYDAVQKLADAGIADGYNDNTFRGDRPMTRYEMAQVVGRAISHEKMANQEQKALIDKLSAEYSEELNSLGIRVNNLEKQTAGVKDLKISHWFQTENTYGNTTAKANDSMHEYELEYRMTFEKQISDKLSILHQLETKTYWDDFSAQNNNNFGRAYNNGNQESVFTRLAYVTYKPDTKNTLNFGKEAVWLAGGFLGDDYLRAVDYTTKLDDKTSLQMIHGRYETNANWPGLQATVDAGGNVNFSRSTQDTQINYVGINSKLGTVDVGAHYLTGNHALASNKETKILAVTAGANLGDSGVNLSGGFGRNSEADKDNEMYKLQLYKKLNKTDVFLQYWKQEANIDLPIENGNHTTFWGDEYNNFGHKGYRLILGHPVSTNCYAEAWYGDYKNLKSDEKGQKFGWDLTFSY
- a CDS encoding aspartyl-phosphate phosphatase Spo0E family protein, coding for MLAEEIERMRRKLVKLGMEKGLQHPEVLAESRNLDVLIVKFLVRTVAATN
- a CDS encoding ASCH domain-containing protein; the protein is MYALNFQSPNHKKLLLERKKNCTVRLGDVSDVYLENSVVWITVGKPFQSKRKLYTAIIDRVLTKKFSELTTHDLDHQNPEIETVDELAVFFEKVYQKSISLEDIVTVIYFSEIIDE
- a CDS encoding HlyD family secretion protein: MINRKFLAGLLCFALLAGAAGYKLMRQTEKGITATGTIEVTRADITPKVGGYLTELLLEAGDSVENGKVVARISRSDLEAQLLRDEAALTKAQVQLQDLVKGSREQEKTASTADMAAAQSVFDKAKHDLERYTVLYHQGAIAAQQLESIRSAYDVAYNSLVAAQAKSSLTEEGNRPDEIQAQQEEVKRCQAIVDASRSAVADTVITSPLTGLVLTKNFEQGEYVNAGAPIATVGDMNDCWVKVYVPSAQLALIAVGQAAEVKVDAFPDRVFAGTIKEISSNAEFNPRQSITQRERANLVFAVKVKVDNAEGILKPGLPADVIIP
- a CDS encoding ABC transporter ATP-binding protein is translated as MIRLEAVGKVFGGRQAVDAISLAVQPGEIFGLVGPDGAGKTTTIRMMTGVMTPSAGRITVLGEQDMERVKAHIGYVPQRFSLYGDLTVMENIRLMGALYGSSGREIELLANDILAMTQLLPFKERLAANLSGGMKQKLALAAGLMHQPKLLFLDEPTTGVDPVSRREFWQVLYRLNQTGTTVFVSTPYMDEAELCSRIAFMHNGSLTAVGTPQQLKEQYPYRIIELETNSKALKRQLAGVAIRDINSFGDKYHIVVDEYETVAAAIKQVLDSAGIPILAMREVKPVLEDVFVSLAGEGGS
- a CDS encoding ABC transporter ATP-binding protein yields the protein MMYAVTTHGLTKRFGDFTAVRDLNLQIEKGSIYGFLGPNGSGKSTTIKMLCGILEPSAGYGEILGIDLRKNRDAVKSQLGYMSQKFSLYDDLAVEENLQFYAGLYSLSTGERKKRIEEMLDMAGLTGRRQDLTASLSGGWKQRLALGCAILHKPSLLFLDEPTGGVDPRSRRLFWDIIYQLAAEGTTIMVTTHFMDEAEHCDRIGFIFEGDLIADDSPGNLKGALPGRLLEIPTDDPIALVQQMAKDNVPCLDRYPYGLTVHVLVTPEDLIRYESFAYRIINPSLEDVFVYYVQSRRKEGAR
- a CDS encoding ABC transporter permease, producing the protein MKRLWAILLKEFIQMRRDRLTFAMMVGLPVIQLLVFGFAINTDVKHLPTIVFDQSHRQEGRDLLASFTASDYFDIKYVADSFQDVNDTIEAGKAKVGIVLPPDFSENAKHGRSAAVQVIVDASDSMAASSAISTAQMIGQLKSQEILLRKMANNGITGMEQPYDIRIRPWYNPDFVSAFYMVPGILGIILTMTMVMITSMAIVREREQGTLEQLIVTPMKSYELMLGKIIPYVFVGYVQATLALLVGILVFDLPLRGSIGLLYALTTLFIIASLALGVLISTMARTQMQAMQMSFFIFLPSVLLSGFMFPREAMPTLFYCLGEVIPLTFYLEIMRGIVLKGIGLSFLWSQTLALITFIGLALTASIIKFQKKLG
- the lepB gene encoding signal peptidase I → MKLLTELGDWLYSILVALALALFINIFLFQPSLVVGQSMEPTLHDGQRIFLSKLSHTLGKLPNYGDIVTIDSRVLRERDWQDDMTDPLMNWVNLLTGKQPSHTVWVKRVIGKPGDTLEFKQGHIYRNGALLDEPYIKEPMRNVADKQITVPDGQLFVLGDNRNNSSDSRVIGPIPRNHVLGTMVFGL